Proteins encoded within one genomic window of Clupea harengus chromosome 10, Ch_v2.0.2, whole genome shotgun sequence:
- the usp1 gene encoding LOW QUALITY PROTEIN: ubiquitin carboxyl-terminal hydrolase 1 (The sequence of the model RefSeq protein was modified relative to this genomic sequence to represent the inferred CDS: deleted 1 base in 1 codon): protein MPGLQADGVVAALGSPIKKSKLSLKFFQKKETKRALDFSETQPEEQNAQPSEAEEPASFDQVVPGPCPTSPLTCERRENLVPFVGLNNLGNTCYLNSILQVLYHCPGFKEAIKKLYKLSKCRDKQKEAIKKEEQERTEEEEQVPAQMELLGSFYSLITSVEQLQSNFLLNPDKYSEGELSTPPRKLLNSLRQLNPMYEGYLQHDAQEVLQCILAYVQEACEGICKEQQQESEPGEKKEELSTERRSSSSEDDEAGADGQMNGKRKSDTEAGNAKKKPKSQTKGRNTDEEQHQPLTRSKRKSSRSDITTADAIEHPVNGTQEEKEVEEVQEAEKEEGGGGGSEAEEGKIESAPKEAGKRKKRARLSWLKTSSGKQPSIFSKFRSMGRLSSRAESREDHGKEAASACKDTADNTTSEKTKSQPEKECTPQSEEVQGFDVLKSLFQGQLVLRTRCLECECFTERREDFQDISVPVQEDEPAPRDSSSEISPEPKPEVKTLKWAISQFASVERIVGEDKYFCETCHHYTEAERSLLFDKTPEVITIHLKCFAANTSEMDLYAGLSKVNTPLQTPLRLSLEEWSTGTAPRGQPYQLFAVVMHSGVTISSGHYTTYIRMSDLRNIGLREEGAAGEEEGRLEEEKELQALKKEEAAAAAATTTTQDYDDGEVSFSLSARGSSSAPVSTAVTGAKPGVKKSLEGVGLLGGQRSLATYELGGSTKQQQASADKGGFPSGSQPLSGGVKKEKDASVAEGAQGTGVTTPALQNLLDYEGKWLLFDDSEVRLFEEEDFLRACSPETCSTSTPYLLFYRRVAVQK from the exons ATGCCAGGACTTCAGGCAGATGGCGTGGTGGCGGCGCTTGGCAGCCCCATCAAGAAGAGCAAACTCTCTCTCAAGTTCTTCCAGAAGAAAGAGACCAAGCGGGCACTGGATTTCTCTGAGACTCAGCCAGAAGAGCAGAATGCACAGCCTTCGGAAGCAGAAGAACCTGCTAG TTTTGACCAGGTGGTACCAGGTCCTTGTCCGACATCTCCTCTTACCTGTGAAAGGAGGGAGAACCTGGTGCCATTTGTTGGGTTGAATAACCTTGGAAATACCTGCTACCTGAACAGCATCCTACAG GTCTTGTACCATTGCCCTGGATTTAAAGAGGCCATTAAGAAACTGTACAAGCTGTCCAAGTGCAGAGATAAACAAAAGGAGGCCATCAAGAAGGAAGAG caggagcggactgaagaggaggagcaggtcCCTGCTCAGATGGAGCTGCTGGGAAGCTTCTACAGTCTCATCACTTCAGTGGAGCAGCTGCAGTCCAACTTCCTGCTCAACCCCGACAAGTACAGCGAGGGCGAGCTCTCCACGCCCCCACGCAAGCTGCTCAACTCACTCAG GCAGCTGAACCCCATGTACGAGGGCTATCTGCAGCATGACGCGCAAGAGGTACTTCAGTGCATCCTGGCCTACGTACAGGAGGCCTGCGAGGGCATCTGcaaggagcagcagcaggagtcgGAGCcaggggagaagaaagaggagctCTCCACGGAGAGAAGGTCTTCCTCCTCCGAGGACGACGAAGCGGGAGCGGATGGCCAAATGAATGGGAAAAGGAAGAGCGACACTGAGGCTGGGAATGCCAAAAAGAAGCCGAAATCCCAGACCAAGGGCCGGAACACTGACGAGGAGCAGCATCAGCCTCTCACTCGCTCCAAGAGGAAGTCCTCCAGAAGTGACATCACCACAGCGGACGCCATCGAGCATCCAGTGAACGGGAcccaggaggagaaggaggtagaggaggtgcaggaggccgaaaaggaggaaggaggaggaggcggcagtGAGGCAGAGGAAGGAAAGATTGAGAGCGCACCCAAAGAGGCGGGCAAGAGGAAGAAGCGAGCACGGCTGAGCTGGCTGAAGACGTCGTCAGGGAAACAGCCCAGCATCTTCTCCAAGTTCCGGAGCATGGGCCGCTTGAGCAGCCGTGCCGAGAGCAGAGAGGATCATGGGAAAGAGGCCGCCAGTGCATGCAAGGACACAGCAGACAACACCACATCAGAAAAGACAAAGAGTCAGCCTGAGAAGGAGTGCACGCCTCAGAGTGAAG agGTGCAGGGCTTTGATGTGCTGAAGAGCCTGTTCCAGGGTCAGCTGGTGCTGAGGACGCGCTGCctggagtgtgagtgtttcaccGAACGCCGAGAGGACTTCCAGGACATCAGCGTCCCGGTCCAGGAGGATGAGCCGGCCCCCAGGGACAGCAGTTCAGAGA TCTCTCCAGAGCCCAAGCCCGAGGTCAAGACTTTGAAGTGGGCCATCTCCCAGTTTGCTTCCGTGGAGCGGATTGTGGGGGAGGACAAGTACTTCTGCGAGACCTGCCACCATTACACCGAGGCTGAGAGGAGCCTGTTATTCGACAAAACCCCCGAGGTCATAACCATCCACCTCAAGTGCTTTGCTGCCAACACGTCTGA GATGGACCTGTATGCGGGGCTGTCGAAGGTGAACACCCCCCTGCAGACGCCCCTGCGGCTCTCTCTGGAGGAGTGGAGCACAGGCACGGCCCCCAGGGGCCAACCCTACCAGCTCTTTGCCGTGGTCATGCACAGCGGCGTCACCATCAGCAGCGGCCACTACACCACCTACATCCGCATGTCGGACCTCCGCAACATCGGCCTCAGGGAAGAGGGGGCTgctggggaagaggagggaaggctggaagaggagaaagagctCCAGGCTCTGAAGAaagaggaggcagcagcagcagccgccaccaccaccacccaggaCTATGACGACGGAGAGGTGTCCTTCAGCTTGAGTGCACGGGGGTCCAGCTCGGCCCCTGTGTCTACGGCTGTGACCGGGGCTAAACCTGGGGTGAAGAAGTCCCTGGAGGGAGTGGGTCTGCTGGGGGGGCAGAGGAGCCTGGCCACCTACGAGCTGGGGGGCAGCACCAAACAGCAGCAAGCCAGCGCAGACAAGGGTGGCTTTCCCTCCGGCTCACAGCCCCTCAGCGGAGgagtgaagaaggagaaggacgcCTCAGTGGCAGAGGGAGCGCAGGGT ACCGGGGTGACGACCCCGGCCCTTCAGAACCTTCTGGACTACGAGGGGAAGTGGCTGCTGTTCGACGACTCTGAGGTGCGCCTGTTCGAGGAGGAAGACTTCCTGCGCGCCTGCTCGCCCGAGACCTGCAGCACCTCCACACCGTACTTACTCTTCTACCGGAGAGTGGCGGTGCAGAAGTGA